The proteins below come from a single Deltaproteobacteria bacterium genomic window:
- a CDS encoding ABC transporter permease, which yields MRRFLIRRLLYLIPTMFLVTIAVFSILQLIPGDPVDAMVEIGADAEVRELVVKQYGFDKPIIVQYGIWLSKVIQGDLGRSILHARPVAVIVGEALPLTVYLAIGGMLFALLFSFPLGIFAAVKRKSLVDYAAQVTGLIGLSLPSFWAGLMLMLVFGLVLKWFPIFGYVSPGESMTGFLHHMFLPSFTLGIEMTGVLTRMTRSTMLEELNKDYVRTHRSQGLTEAEIVGRFTLKNAMIPTLTISSIRFAMLLGGTVVIEQIFSLPGIGNMIYDGIMGKDFPIVQGGIIILSAAFILINLLVDIMYKWLDPRIQLE from the coding sequence ATGAGGCGATTTTTAATCCGTCGGTTACTGTACCTGATCCCCACCATGTTCCTGGTGACCATTGCGGTATTTTCGATCCTGCAGTTGATTCCCGGGGACCCGGTGGACGCCATGGTGGAAATCGGGGCCGACGCCGAGGTACGGGAACTCGTTGTCAAGCAGTATGGCTTCGACAAGCCGATCATCGTGCAGTACGGCATTTGGTTGTCCAAAGTAATTCAGGGGGACCTGGGCCGTTCCATCCTCCATGCCCGGCCGGTTGCGGTCATCGTGGGGGAAGCGCTGCCTCTAACGGTCTACCTGGCGATCGGTGGTATGCTCTTCGCACTCCTGTTTTCGTTTCCGCTGGGGATTTTCGCTGCAGTCAAGCGAAAATCCCTGGTGGACTACGCCGCCCAGGTAACGGGATTGATCGGTTTGAGCCTGCCCTCGTTCTGGGCGGGACTCATGTTGATGCTCGTATTTGGCCTGGTTTTGAAATGGTTCCCGATATTCGGCTACGTTTCTCCCGGCGAAAGCATGACGGGATTTCTGCACCACATGTTTTTACCCTCATTTACGCTGGGGATTGAAATGACCGGGGTGCTTACCCGCATGACCCGCTCAACCATGCTGGAGGAGTTGAACAAGGATTATGTCCGCACACATCGGTCTCAGGGGCTGACCGAAGCCGAGATCGTGGGCCGCTTTACCTTAAAGAACGCCATGATTCCGACCCTGACCATTTCTTCCATTCGCTTTGCCATGCTCCTGGGAGGAACGGTGGTCATCGAGCAGATATTTTCCTTACCCGGAATCGGCAACATGATCTATGACGGCATTATGGGCAAGGATTTCCCGATAGTCCAGGGGGGCATCATCATCCTGTCGGCCGCGTTCATCCTGATCAACCTGTTGGTGGACATCATGTACAAGTGGCTGGACCCGAGGATACAACTGGAATAA
- a CDS encoding ABC transporter permease produces the protein MTGPNPANQQLDSTIAITDESTFKGALVRLIIRVGKTFGRLVESRIALVGLIICTIVVLTAILAPWLATHDPIQGDFLNLKAPSSAEHWMGTDQLGRDIWSRLVWGARNAVVVALVVVPLQMLVGIVFGGIAGYYGSWTDNLLMRINDAMLAFPGLMLFMAILAILGSGLWPCILALIIGGAPSLIRMTRGLVIAERERDYVKASTLMGENGLWILYLQIIPNVSSPLIVMATVRLGYTLLVFAGLTFLGLGPPPPEPSWGLMLNEARDLMETAPMVAVYPGMAIFFTVLGANLLGDGLRDVFDPRLSEK, from the coding sequence ATGACAGGCCCGAACCCGGCAAATCAACAATTGGACAGCACTATCGCCATCACCGATGAATCCACTTTCAAGGGTGCCTTGGTTCGATTGATTATCCGTGTGGGCAAGACGTTCGGCCGCCTGGTGGAATCCCGGATTGCGCTGGTTGGATTGATTATCTGCACCATCGTTGTACTGACGGCCATATTGGCCCCCTGGCTGGCGACCCACGATCCCATTCAGGGAGACTTTTTAAATCTGAAGGCCCCGTCCAGTGCCGAGCACTGGATGGGCACTGACCAACTGGGCCGGGATATCTGGTCACGCCTGGTCTGGGGAGCGCGCAACGCGGTGGTGGTGGCGTTGGTCGTCGTTCCCTTGCAGATGCTGGTTGGCATCGTGTTTGGCGGAATTGCCGGATACTACGGATCCTGGACCGACAATCTGCTCATGCGCATCAACGATGCCATGCTGGCCTTCCCGGGATTGATGCTGTTCATGGCCATCCTGGCTATTCTGGGATCCGGCTTGTGGCCGTGCATTTTGGCATTGATCATCGGGGGGGCGCCCAGTCTGATTCGAATGACCCGGGGACTGGTTATCGCTGAAAGAGAGCGGGACTACGTAAAGGCTTCCACGCTGATGGGCGAAAACGGGTTGTGGATTTTATACCTGCAGATCATTCCCAATGTGTCGTCCCCGTTGATTGTTATGGCCACCGTGCGGCTGGGATATACACTGCTGGTGTTTGCCGGTTTAACATTTCTGGGCTTAGGGCCACCCCCTCCGGAACCCAGCTGGGGTCTCATGCTGAACGAAGCCAGGGACCTGATGGAAACCGCGCCCATGGTGGCTGTGTATCCCGGGATGGCTATATTTTTCACGGTCCTGGGCGCAAACCTGCTGGGGGACGGATTGCGTGATGTTTTCGATCCCCGCTTGTCGGAAAAGTAG
- a CDS encoding ABC transporter ATP-binding protein has translation MQDHFLSLKKVSVTFELRAGKLYAVDRVNLTLDKGETLGIVGESGSGKSVMAKTINRLNPSPPAVTTGQVILDDTDVTSMSSPEMRRVRGSQVAMVFQEPMTSLNPVFTIGRQMTAGIRRHLGLSNKDADQWAIDHLKMVGIPSPRERLKQYPHELSGGMRQRVMIAMAICCNPSLLIADEPTTALDVTIQAQILDLLAERIQKSNMALMLISHNLYVVADVCDRICVMYAGRQVEMGPTPEIFKKPVHPYTIGLKESQPQIGKKSDYLTPIPGMVPDMLQVPSGCAFHPRCKLAEKICREAVPVLRAIEDGHSIACHLV, from the coding sequence ATGCAGGACCATTTTTTGTCATTAAAAAAGGTGAGTGTCACATTCGAACTGAGGGCCGGCAAGCTGTATGCGGTCGACCGGGTGAATCTGACATTGGACAAAGGAGAGACCCTGGGCATCGTCGGCGAGTCGGGAAGCGGTAAAAGCGTCATGGCCAAAACCATCAACCGGCTCAATCCGTCGCCGCCTGCCGTTACCACGGGACAGGTGATCCTGGACGATACCGATGTCACCAGCATGTCATCGCCGGAAATGCGCCGGGTACGCGGTTCCCAGGTTGCGATGGTTTTCCAGGAGCCCATGACCAGTCTGAATCCAGTGTTTACCATCGGCCGCCAGATGACTGCCGGCATCAGGAGACACCTGGGTCTTTCAAATAAAGACGCCGACCAGTGGGCGATTGATCATTTAAAGATGGTCGGAATTCCGTCGCCCCGCGAGCGTTTGAAGCAGTATCCCCACGAGCTTTCGGGCGGGATGCGCCAGCGGGTAATGATCGCCATGGCCATTTGCTGCAACCCGTCACTTCTGATTGCCGATGAACCGACCACAGCCCTGGATGTAACCATCCAGGCCCAGATCCTGGACCTGCTGGCCGAGCGAATCCAAAAAAGCAACATGGCCTTGATGCTGATATCCCATAACCTGTATGTGGTGGCGGATGTCTGTGATCGAATCTGTGTGATGTACGCCGGCCGACAAGTCGAGATGGGGCCGACTCCAGAGATATTCAAGAAACCAGTGCATCCTTACACCATTGGACTGAAAGAATCGCAGCCCCAAATCGGCAAAAAGAGCGATTATCTGACACCGATTCCGGGAATGGTGCCCGACATGCTTCAGGTGCCGAGTGGATGTGCATTCCATCCCCGATGTAAGTTGGCCGAAAAAATTTGTCGGGAGGCGGTTCCCGTGTTAAGAGCGATCGAGGATGGTCATTCGATTGCCTGCCATCTCGTATAG
- a CDS encoding ATP-binding cassette domain-containing protein — MTEKAIQYSPNSHPAIEARNLCKNFTVYVQGRKATLKAVDRVNLKIFPGKTLGLVGESGSGKSTIAFTMVHYYQPTSGEIIHYDKGTRIHIEGMLGRAFRQRMQMVFQDPYSSLDPRQTLKTIIEHPLKLHTHLNRRQRLDAIIDILHQVGLDAGQLYRYPHEFSGGQRQRIAIARALAVNPQVIICDEPVSALDVSVQAQILNLLKKLQEEQGLAYLFVSHDLNVVRHISHEVAVIYMGRVVERAPTEMLFEDPSHPYTRALMASMPGLDRKDAGVNLIGEISSPIDPPPGCRLASRCPVAMDQCKSIDPELKDIAPGHAVACVHYG, encoded by the coding sequence ATGACAGAAAAAGCAATCCAGTATTCACCGAACAGCCATCCGGCCATAGAAGCCAGGAATCTGTGTAAAAATTTCACAGTCTACGTCCAGGGCAGGAAAGCGACACTCAAGGCGGTGGACCGCGTCAATCTGAAAATTTTCCCTGGCAAGACACTCGGCCTGGTCGGGGAGAGCGGGTCGGGCAAATCGACCATCGCCTTTACCATGGTTCACTATTATCAGCCGACATCCGGGGAAATCATCCATTACGACAAGGGTACCCGCATCCATATCGAAGGCATGCTGGGGCGGGCCTTTCGCCAACGCATGCAGATGGTGTTTCAGGACCCATACAGTTCCCTGGATCCGCGCCAGACCTTGAAAACCATCATCGAGCACCCCCTGAAGCTGCATACGCATCTCAATCGCCGGCAGCGGCTGGACGCCATCATTGACATCCTGCATCAAGTCGGGCTGGATGCAGGACAATTATATCGCTACCCGCACGAGTTCAGCGGCGGACAGCGCCAGCGAATTGCGATCGCCCGCGCCCTTGCCGTTAATCCTCAGGTGATTATCTGTGATGAACCCGTGTCTGCCCTGGATGTTTCGGTTCAGGCCCAGATTCTGAATTTATTAAAAAAACTTCAGGAAGAACAGGGCCTGGCTTATCTGTTCGTATCCCATGATCTAAACGTCGTCCGCCATATTTCACACGAAGTTGCGGTAATCTACATGGGACGCGTGGTCGAACGGGCACCAACCGAAATGCTGTTCGAGGACCCCTCCCACCCGTATACGCGAGCCCTCATGGCTTCCATGCCTGGATTGGATCGCAAAGATGCCGGGGTCAATTTGATCGGCGAAATCAGTTCGCCAATCGATCCGCCGCCAGGCTGCAGGCTGGCTTCACGTTGCCCGGTGGCAATGGATCAATGCAAATCAATCGATCCGGAGCTGAAAGATATTGCTCCAGGACACGCCGTGGCCTGCGTGCACTATGGATGA
- a CDS encoding beta-lactamase family protein, giving the protein MFLDTDNLYFPEPGAKWEAVNPRTVGWDPKKLEALIQFAGEQNSSSFLLLYRGKILVEKNWEVSPEMGGANDSLQKMYRYFQRGVNADNCPIEDVASVQKGLAAILAYMAREKGLLDFDDPVGKHLGVGWSLADEAAEGKITLRHILTMTTGLNEQLEFETEPGKKWFYNTPAYQHVIRVVAAAAAMDYRTLTREWLTGPIGMNDTTWIERTGFPKMNKVTMLGLASTARDLGRLGLLVLAGGRWGMANIINDCPIFLQMVKPSQHLNPAYGHLWYVNGQRHYILPQQTSKTDGPLWPAAPDDTVAALGLFSRCLFVCPALGLVMTRLGYVPGMALQGGPGFARKLWERLIAAAPKH; this is encoded by the coding sequence ATGTTTCTGGATACTGACAATTTGTATTTCCCGGAACCGGGGGCTAAATGGGAAGCGGTGAATCCCAGGACTGTCGGATGGGACCCCAAAAAGCTAGAAGCACTGATACAATTCGCCGGGGAGCAGAATAGTTCCTCTTTCCTGCTGCTTTACCGGGGAAAAATCCTGGTGGAGAAAAACTGGGAGGTTTCGCCCGAAATGGGCGGAGCCAATGATAGCTTGCAGAAAATGTATCGGTATTTTCAGCGGGGAGTCAACGCGGATAATTGCCCCATCGAAGATGTGGCATCCGTTCAAAAAGGACTCGCAGCCATTTTGGCGTACATGGCCAGGGAGAAGGGCCTTCTTGATTTTGACGATCCTGTCGGCAAGCATCTAGGCGTGGGCTGGTCGTTGGCAGATGAAGCGGCCGAAGGCAAAATTACCCTCAGGCACATCCTGACCATGACCACCGGGCTGAACGAGCAGCTTGAATTCGAAACGGAACCGGGCAAAAAATGGTTTTACAACACACCCGCATATCAACACGTGATTCGCGTGGTCGCGGCAGCGGCAGCGATGGATTACCGGACGTTGACCCGGGAATGGCTAACCGGTCCGATCGGGATGAATGATACCACCTGGATCGAAAGAACCGGATTCCCCAAAATGAATAAAGTGACCATGCTGGGGCTGGCATCCACAGCCCGCGATCTGGGACGATTAGGGCTGTTGGTCCTGGCCGGCGGCAGATGGGGGATGGCTAACATTATCAATGATTGCCCTATATTTCTGCAGATGGTCAAGCCATCTCAGCATCTCAATCCGGCCTATGGCCATCTCTGGTATGTCAACGGGCAACGCCATTATATCCTGCCGCAGCAAACCAGCAAAACGGATGGGCCCCTGTGGCCCGCGGCACCGGATGATACGGTGGCAGCCTTGGGGCTATTTTCGCGGTGCCTGTTCGTCTGCCCTGCTCTCGGACTGGTGATGACGCGTCTGGGATATGTCCCCGGGATGGCGCTGCAGGGCGGTCCCGGTTTTGCCCGCAAACTATGGGAGCGCTTAATCGCCGCCGCTCCGAAACATTAA